Genomic DNA from Pseudomonas sp. CCC3.1:
CACTGTGCCCAAGGCTTGGGTCAGAAGAGTGGCCGCTGCGACCCAGAATGTCGATGCGCTCCATCATCACGCCTTTGTGCATGCGGATCGGTTTGAGCCCGGTCGGCTCACCAATCACCGCCGCGCGGCCCAACGGCTTTCCGGCCTCAACCAGTGCTCGGGCCCCGGCCATGGAGGTTTCTTCATCGCAGGTGGCCAGAATCAGCAAGGGTTGTTTGAACGGTTGATCAAGCAGCGGGCGCACCGCTTCGATGATCAACGCAAAAAAACCTTTCATGTCGCAACTGCCAAGGCCGACCCAGCGGTTATCCACCTCGGTGAGTTTGAGCGGGTCGGTCTGCCACAGCGCATCATCGTAGGGCACCGTGTCACTGTGGCCTGCCAGCACCAGCCCGCCGGGGCCGCTGCCGAAACTGGCGAGCAAGTTGAACTTGCCAGGGCTGACCTGCTGAATATCGCAGTTAAACCCCAGATCACCGAGCCACGCGGCCAGTAAGTCGATCACGGCACGATTGGATTGATCCAAATGGGGCTGAGTACAACTGACCGACGGTGTGCCGATCAACGCAGCGAATTGCTCTTTGAGGGAAGGTAAGGGCATGCGCTGACTTCCTGTTGGCTGGGCGAGGCCCATCATAGAGCTATCTGCGCCCTGGAATAAACCCGTGCGACGCGCCGGAGCGGCGAGTCCTGTACACTGCACGGCCTTGGCAGCCACACTTTCCCCGGCTGCGCACCGTTCCTGGATTTTCCGGCCATGCAGAAAGAAACCGAAATCAAACTCCGCGTCAGCCGCGAAACCCTCGCCGCCTTGCGCGAGCACCCTTTGCTGAAAAAGCGCAACAAAAGTGGCTGGGAAAGCCGTGAGTTGTTAAACCAATATTTCGACACGCCTGAGCGCGATCTGGCCAAGGCCAAGGTTGCTCTGCGCTTGCGTCGCGACGGTGAAGAGGTGATTCAAACCCTCAAGACCCGTGGCCAAAGCATCGCCGGGCTGTCGGAGCGCAACGAATACGACTGGCACCTGCCAAAAGCCAAGCTCGACATCAAAAAACTCGACGGCGAATGCTGGCCGGAGGAGTTGGCCGAGCTGGACAAAAAGACCCTCAAGCCAATCTTCACCACCGATTTTGTGCGCGAGCGCGCTGAAATCTCGTGGGGCCGCGGCAAAGCCAAAGTGGTGATCGAAGCCGCTCTGGACCTGGGCCACGTGATTGCCGGCAAGCAGAAAGAAGAAATCTGCGAACTGGAACTGGAATTGCGCGAAGGCGAACCGGCTGCCTTGCTGGAACTGGCCGCCGAGTTGGCTGAAAAACTGGCCCTGATGCCGTGTGACATCAGCAAGGCTGAACGCGGTTATCGCCTGTTTGACGCCAACAGCTACGCCGTCAGCCTGCCCGCGCCTGAGCTGACCCCAGAAACGCCGCTGGACGACGCCTTTGCCGCACTGGCCTGGCACCTGTTGGGCAGCAGTCAGCGTCTGGCCGAGCAATACCGCTTCAATGGCCATTGGCGCTTGCTGCAAGACTGGGTTCAGCAGTTGATCGACCTGCGTGCGCTGGTCAGCAGCCTCGGTCAGGCCGCACCTCGCCCTTCGACCCACGACTTGCGCGCTCAACTGGACGCCTTGCTCGAAGACTGGCGCCCGATGGTGCAAGCCGGTCAGGACGATGAAGACGTGCGTAAAGCCGCGCCTGAGCAGTTCCTTGAAGAGCTGGAAGACCCGCGTTGGGGCCAGTTCTCGCTGAACACCTCGCGCTGGCTGCTGGCGCGCAGCTGGACCATCGACCGCGGCACCACCCGTGGCAATCGCCAGGGCGCTGCACAACTGTCGAGCTGGTTGCCGCGTCTGCTGTCAGATGAAGCCATAGCGCTGCGTCTGAATCGCTACCAGCAGCAACCCGAAGACCTGGCCGAGCAACTGCCGCGCATCGAACGCATTCAGGCGTGGCTGCGTCTGGCGCGTGGCGTGCTGGAAATTCCGGAAGTGGATCGCTTGTACGGCGAAATGAACAAGTTGCAAGACTTGGCCAACTTGCCCATCACTGATGACGCAGAAAGCAATGACCTGTTGCTCAACGCACGCAAGCAACAAGCCATTGCCGTGTATCAGAACCGCGCCTGGAAAACCCTGCTGCGGGGTTAAGCCGATAGCGCCGCCTTCTGTAGGAGCGAGCTTGCCTCGCGATCTTTTAGAGGATCAAAGGATCGCGAGACAAGCTCGCTCCTACAGAAGAAAGGGGCGTTTCAGCCCTTAAGCTTGGGCATGTCTGCATCTGGCGTTCGCCAAATCAAGCGTGTGGTGTCATAGCCCTGTTGCTGAGCCTTGCTGATCAGATCGTCGCGGGTTTGCTGGTCGATGTGCGGCTTGCGCGACAGCAACCATAAGTAGCGTCGATCCGGGTTACCAACCAGCGCAGTGCTGTAGTCGTCGCCCAGGTACAGCACCCAGTAATCGCCCTTGGTCACGCCCGGCAATAACGTCGACACCCAGTTATCGAACTCGACCCACAACTTGTCGGTTTTACCCGGCACTTGCGGGCTGGCCGTGCCCCTGGCTTCTTCCCACTTGCCCTCTGCGGTCTGGCAGCGGTTCAACACCGCCACGTTGCCGTCAGGCTTTAGCGTGTACTGAGCCTGGGATTGCGCGCAGTTGCGCTGGAAGAACATCGGCAACCGCGCCTGCTCATACCACGTGCCCTGATAGCGTTTCAGGTCGACGCTTTCGACCGTTTTCGGTGCCAGCGTATCGGGGCTGGTCGTGGAACACCCCGCCAACACCAGCGCTGCCCCGAGGCAGGCTAAAAGACGTTTCATCGCCAACGCTCCTGTGCCGTTTTACTTCAAACCCTGACCCGAGAAAATCAGCACTTTATCGCCTGCGTACTGCACGCTGATAAAGCTGTTTTTGTCGCCCCAGGTGCAGCTCGACATACCCAGCGCGCCCGAACAATCAGTCGGGCTGCCCAGCAGTTTTTCGACTTCGGCTTTGGACATACCCGCTGTCAGCTTGGAATAGTTTTCTTGATTGACCTTGCTGCAAGCCGCCAGCAGCACACAGAACGACAACAACGCCAAAGAACGCAACTTCATGGAATAGCTCCTGAATAAGAAAGGCGGCATCGCTGCCTGCTGCAAGCTTAGAAGAGAAAAGCGCGAGGTGGTTCCCTGGGCCAGAAACGACTGTAGGAGCGAGCTCGCCTCGCGATCTTTTAAAGAATCAAAAGATCGCGAGACAAGCTCGCTCCTACAGGGGGTGCAGCCAGGTATTTACTCTTTGTGGTACGCGGTCACACGCGCCACTTCTTCTTTCGAACCCAGGAATACGGCGACACGCTGGTGCAGGCCTTCTGGCTGGATGTCGAGGATACGCTGATGGCCGTCAGTCGAAGCGCCGCCCGCCTGTTCCACGAGGAACGACATTGGGTTGGCTTCGTACATCAGACGCAGTTTGCCCGGTTTGGAAGGCTCGCGGCTGTCGCGCGGGTACATGAACAGGCCACCGCGGGTCAGAATACGGTGTACGTCGCCAACCATCGCGGCCACCCAACGCATGTTGTAGTTCTTCTTCAGCGGACCGTCTTCACCTGTCAGCAACTCGTCAACGTAGCGCTGTACCGGCGCTTCCCAGTGACGCTGGTTGGACATGTTGATGGCGAATTCCTGAGTGGTTGCAGGAATGGTGATGTCTTCGTGAGTCAGAACGAAACTGCCCATTTCACGGTCCAGGGTGAAGCCTTTGACGCCGTCGCCCAGGGTCAGGACCAGCATGGTCTGCGGGCCGTAGATGGCATAACCGGCTGCCACTTGCTGTGTGCCTGGTTGCAGGAAGGCCTTTTCATTCAACGGTTCGTTCTGGCTCAGGTACTCGTTCGGGCAACGCAGTACCGAGAAGATCGTGCCGACCGGGGCGTTGATGTCGATGTTCGACGAGCCGTCCAGTGGGTCGAATACCAACAGGTAGGCGCCTTTCGGGTATTTGCCCGGAATCTGGTAGGCATTGTCCATTTCTTCGGACGCCATGCCAGCCAAGTGACCGCCCCATTCGTTGGCTTCGAGCAGGATTTCGTTGGAAATCACGTCGAGCTTCTTCTGCACTTCACCTTGTACGTTTTCAGTGCCCATGCTGCCCAAAACACCGCCGAGGGCGCCTTTGGACACGGCGTGGCTGATCTCTTTGCAAGCACGCGCCACCACTTCGATGAGGAAACGCAAATCAGCAGGGGTGTTGTTGCTGCGGGTCTGCTCGATCAGATAGCGACTCAGGGTAACGCGGGACATGTAAGGCTCCGAACAATGGGGAGGGGGCGAAAAACCCGCGCAGTTTAACGCGTGTTGCCGTGCAAATCTTCTAATCAGACTGAGAACCGACAGAGAGGCCGGTGCTGAACCCTTAAATCATTCGCAAAATGTGTGGGAGCTAGCTTGCCAGCGATGCATACGGCACGGTCTGACAGCAAGATCATGGTGATTCAATCGCTGGCAAGCCAGCCCCCACGAGGCCTAAGCAATTACAACGCTTTCCAGATCTCTGTCGCGTACTCGCGAATGGTCCGGTCCGATGAGAACCAGCCCGTGCGCGCCGTGTTCAGCACGGCCTTGCGCCACCATTCATCCTTGTCGTGCCACAGGTGTTCAACGCGCATCTGCGCATCCCAGTAAGCATCAAAGTCGGCACACACCAAAAAGCGGTCGTAGTCGATCAGTGAATCGACAAAACCGGTGTAGCGCGCCGGGTCATCGTGGGAGAACACCCCACCGCGAATAGCCTGCAACACATCATTAAGTCGATGCGAAGCCGCCACATCCGCCGCCGCATGAAACTCGCCATTGAGCTTTCGGGCTTCGACCTGTTGGGAGGTAAGGCCAAAAATGAACATATTTTCCGCGCCGATCCGTTCGCACATTTCGACGTTGGCGCCGTCCATCGTGCCAATGGTCAGCGCACCGTTAAGGCCGAACTTCATGTTGCTGGTGCCCGATGCTTCGTAGCCTGCGGTGGATATTTGTTCAGACAAGTCCGCCGCCGGGATGATGTTTTCGGCCAGGCTGACGTTGTAGTTGGGGATAAACACCACTTTGAGCAGGCCGCGCACGGTCGGGTCGTTGTTGACGGTACGCGCGATGTCGTTGGCCAGTTTGATAATGAGCTTGGCCTGGGTATAACTGGCCGCCGCCTTGCCTGCAAAAATCTTGACCCGAGGCACCCAGTGGTTACCCGGCTCAGCACGAATAGCCTGATACAAGGCGACGGTGTGCAGCAAGTTGAGCAACTGGCGCTTGTACTCGTGGATCCGTTTGATCTGCACATCAAACATCGCTTCAGGGCTGACCACGATGCCCAGCCGTTCGTAGATCAGCGCCGCCAAGGTGCATTTGCTCTGTAAACGCTGTTCGGCAAATTGCTTGCGGAAGTCTGCGCGCTCGGCAAAAGGCTCCAGTTTGATCAGTTTGTGTTCTGTTTCATCGAGCACGTCCTCGCCCAGCACGTTTACCAGCATCGCGGTTAAGGGCGGGTTGGCCTGGAACAGCCAGCGGCGGAAGGTTACGCCGTTGGTTTTGTTGTTGATGCGGTCAGGGTAGAGCTTGTGCAGATCGGCAAACACCGTGCTGCGCATCAGTTGGGTGTGCAAACCGGAAACGCCGTTCACGCTATGGGAGCCCAAAAACGCCAGATTACCCATGCGCACGCGACGGCCGTTGTCTTCCTCGATCAGCGAGACGGCACGCAGCACGTCAAAATCATGCACGCCTTTTTCACGCAGCGAGTCGATGTGGTAGCCGTTGATCAGGTAGATGATCTGCATATGGCGCGGCAGCAAGCGCTCCATCAAGCCGACCGGCCAGGTCTCCAGCGCCTCGGGCAGCAAGGTGTGGTTGGTGTACGACAGCGTGTCGACGGTGACTTGCCACGCCGTAGACCACTCGATGCTGTGCTCATCGACCAGGATGCGCATCAACTCGGCCACGGCAATCGAGGGGTGAGTGTCGTTGAGCTGGATAGACACGTGCTCGGCCAGGTTCAGCAAGGTGTCGTGCACATTCAGGTGGCGACGCAGCAAATCTTGCAGCGAGGCGGATACAAAGAAGAATTCCTGACGCAAACGCAGTTCTTGCCCGGCTTCGTTACTGTCAGCCGGATACAGCACGCGAGAAATGCTCTCTGCGCGCACCACCTCGGCCACAGCGCCCAAATGATCACCGGCGTTGAAGCGCCCCAGGTTCAAGTCGTGCAGCGCCCTCGCCCGCCATAGGCGCAAGGTGTTGACGCTGGCACCGCGCCACCCTACGACAGGCGTGTCATAGGCGATGGCACGTACCGTTTCGCTCGGCCACCAGATTTGTCGCGACTGGCCCTGCTCGTCCTGCTTGGTCTCAACCGAGCCGCCAAAACCAATCGAATAGAGCACCTCGGCGCGCTCGAACTCCCAGGGGTTGCCGAAATCAAGCCAGTTCTCGGTTTGCTCCTGCTGCCAGCCGTCGACGATGCTTTGGCGGAACAGCCCGTGTTCGTAGCGAATGCCATAGCCGTGGGCGGCGATGCCCAGGCTCGACATGCTTTCCATAAAGCAGGCGGCCAGTCGCCCCAAACCGCCGTTACCCAGCGCCGCATCAGGCTCCAGCAGGCGGATGCGCTCCAGATCGACGCCAAGCTCGGTCAAGGCCTCACGCGCGACCTCCAGCAACCCTAGGTTGCTCAGGCTGTCGTACAGCAGACGACCGATCAAGAATTCCAGTGACAGGTAATACACCCGTTTCTGGTCTTTGCGATAAATCTGCCGGGTATGGTCCATCCAGTGGTCGACCATATGGTCGCGGGCGGCGAGTGCGATAGCTTCGAACCAGTCATGGTCAAACGCATGATCCGGGTCTTTACCCACCGCGTAAGTCAGTTTGGCTAGTACAGCGGCACGAAAAGCCGCCACCTGCGCGTCACGAACAAGCGGTTCCTGGGGCATCGGTACAACCTCTAGCGAGATGGAGCGATTGGAAGACGAGTGGTGTCAGCCTAGACGCTTCGAGAGAAAGAAAGCGCGCTGATTCGTGCTTTTTTTTGAAAAAAACGGACGAAATGAATACCGCCCCAAAACGATGCACACCTCGGGCTAAACGCCTTAAAGCATCGCTTTGTACAAAAAACCGGCAAATGGTTGTTCACTCATTCATCAACCCCGGTATGATCGCGCGCCCTGATGCACGCTGGAATACAAGCCTGATGAAGTCCAACCTGATCGCCGCCGCGGAAATCGACCGTCTCGATACCTGGGCCAAATACTCCGCGCCCATGTGCGGCTCCTGCATTTCCAGCTGCTGCACCTTGCCGGTTGAGGTCAAGATCAAAGACTTGATCCGCATTGGCCTGGTCGATGAGTTCGAACTCGGCGACCCGCCGAAGAACATCGCCAAGCGCCTGCAGAAAGAAGGGATTGTTGAGCGTTTTAACCAGAAGTCGGGGATTTTCACCCTGCAGCGCATGAGCAATAACGATTGCCTGTATCTGGATCGCAAGTCGCGCATGTGCACCATCTACGAAAAGCGCCCGGATACTTGCCGTAACCACCCACGCGTGGGCCCGCGTCCGGGTTATTGCGCGTATGTGCCAAAGGCTGTTGAGCGTAAAAACAGCAGCGAACGGCTGATGAATTTTTAAAGCAACCCTCACCCCAACCCTCGGGAGAGGGCTGGGGTGAGGGGTCAGCCGTTACACAAATCCCGGACATAAAAAAACGCCCCCGACCGCAAGGTCGGGGGCGTTTTTGTAACCGCTAACTAAGTGACTTAGTTTTTGGCTTTTTTAGCAGCGCGGGTACGCTCGCCTTCGTCCAGGATCTTCTTGCGAAGACGGATGGACTTAGGAGTCACTTCGCACAGCTCGTCGTCCTGGATGAATTCCAGAGCTTGTTCCAGCGTGAAGCGAACAGGCGGAACCAGAGCGATGGTTTCGTCTTTACCCGAAGCACGCATGTTGTCGAGCTTCTTGCCCTTGGTAGGGTTAACGCCCATGTCGGTGTCACGGCTGTTCAGACCAACGATCTGACCGTTGTAGATCTCTTGACCGTGCTCAACAAACAGCTTGCCGCGTGCTTGCAGAGTTTCCAGGGAGTAGGTCAGCGCCTTGCCAGTTTCAACCGAAACCAGAACGCCGTTCTGACGGCCGGACATGTGGCCAGACTTCATGGCATCGTAACGGTCGAAGATAGAGGTCAGGATGCCAGCACCGTTGGTCAGGGTCAGGAACTGGTTACGGAAACCGATCAGACCACGAGCAGGGATGTTGTATTCCAGACGAACACGGCCTTTGCCATCCGGCACCATGTTGGTCAGGTCGCCTTTACGCAGACCCATCTCTTCCATCACCTTGCCCTGAGATTCTTCTGGCAGGTCAATGGTGACGTTTTCGAACGGTTCGTGCTTCACGCCGTCAACCAGACGGATGATCACTTCTGGACGACCAACGCCCATTTCGAAACCTTCACGACGCATGGTTTCGATCAGTACCGACAAGTGCAGCTCGCCACGGCCAGATACTTTGAACTTGTCAGCCGAGTCGCCTTCTTCAACGCGCAGTGCAACGTTGTACAGCAGCTCTTTGTCCAGACGTTCCTTGATGTTACGGGACGTCACGAACTTGCCTTCTTTACCGCAGAATGGCGAGTCGTTTACCTGGAAGGTCATGGAAACGGTTGGCTCGTCAACGGTCAACGGCTTCATCGCTTCAACGTTCATCGGATCACACAGGGTGTCGGAGATGAACAGCGAATCCATACCGCTGATGCAAACGATGTCGCCTGCCGAAGCTTCTTCAACGTCTACACGGTGCAGACCGTGGTGACCCATCAGCTTCAGGATACGGCCGTTACGGCGCTTGCCGTCAGCATCGATAGCCACAACCGGGGTGTTCGGCTTGACGCGACCACGAGCGATACGGCCAACACCGATAATGCCCAGGAAGCTGTTGTAGTCCAGTGCCGAGATTTGCATCTGGAACGGACCATCACGGTCAACTTGTGGAGCCGGTACGTTGTCGACGATCGACTGGTACAGCGGGGTCATGTCTTCAGCCATTTCGGTGTGGTCAAGACCTGCAATACCGTTCAGGGCAGAGGCGTAAACCACTTTGAAGTCCAGCTGTTCTTCGGTAGCACCCAGGTTGTCGAACAGGTCGAAGATCTGGTCCAGAACCCAGTCCGGACGCGCGCCTGGACGGTCAACCTTGTTGATAACCACGATTGGACGCAGGCCAGCTTCGAAAGCCTTTTTGGTCACGAAACGGGTTTGCGGCATAGGGCCGTCTTGAGCGTCAACCAACAGCAGAACGGAGTCAACCATCGACATTACGCGTTCTACTTCGCCGCCGAAGTCGGCGTGGCCCGGGGTGTCCACGATGTTGATGTGGTAGCCGTTCCAGTTAATAGCGGTGTTCTTGGCAAGAATGGTAATGCCGCGCTCTTTTTCCTGGTCGTTGGAGTCCATCACGCGCTCGTCGTTGAGCTCGTTGCGCTCCAGAGTGCCGGATTGACGCAAGAGTTTGTCTACCAGGGTGGTTTTACCGTGGTCAACGTGAGCAATGATGGCGATGTTACGTAGATTTTCGATCACTTGTGTATCTCGATCAGAGGATTCGGTGTGCTGACAGGTCGTGGCAGCGATTAACAGTAGAGTCCGGCAAAGCCGTTACAGCTTGACGGCGGCGTCGGGGGGCCGGTGACGCAGGCCACAGGCATACAGCCCCGGGCTCTTAGCTCGGTCGATAAACGCGCACATTGGCATGTCCCTCACTGAGCAAATGGTGAGCATGCAGGCGACTCATCACGCCTTTGTCGCAATACAACAGGTACTGACGGGTATCATCCAGTTCCTTGAAGCGGCTGTTCAATGCATAGAACGGCAACGCTTGTACTTCGATGCCAGCCAGTTCCAGCGGTTGATCTTCCTGAGCATCCGGGTGACGGATGTCGATCACGATCTGGCCCGCCAGCACTTCGCTGACTTCTTCGACTTGCAAGTCCTGGCCCAACTCATCGATCACTCGATCAATCGGCACCAGTTTGGCCCGCTCGAGCGCTCGCTCAAGCACGGCCATATCAAACTGTTGTTCTTCGTACTCCACACGCGGACGCTTGGCGTGGGTCTTGGGGTTGACCGAAATCACCCCGCAATATTCAGGCATGTGCTTGGCAAAATCGGCCGTACCGATTTCAACCGCCTGGTCAATGATGTCTTGCTTGTGGCTGGCGATCAGCGGACGCAAGACCAGCTTGTCTGTCACGCAGTCGATAACCGAAAGGTTCGGCAGCGTCTGGCTGGAAACCTGAGAAATAGCCTCGCCGGTGACCAGCGCATCAATTTCGAGCCGATCTGCAATACGGGACGCCGCGCGCAACATCATACGCTTCAAAATGACGCCCATATGACTGTTATCAACTTTGCCGAGAATTTCACCCAGCACTTCTTCGAACGGAACGCTGACAAACAGCACGCGCTGCGAGCTGCCGTACTTCTTCCATATATAGTGCGCGACTTCCATCACGCCCAGTTCGTGGGCACGCCCGCCGAGGTTGAAGAAGCAAAAGTGGCTCATCAGGCCGCGACGCATGATCTGATAGGCCGCCACTGTCGAGTCGAAACCACCGGACATCAATACCAGGGTCTGCTCAAGCGAGCCCAGCGGGAAACCGCCAATGCTGTCGTGCTGGCTGTGAATCACAAACAACCGTTGGTCGCGAATTTCGAAACGGACTTCAATTTCCGGCTTTTTAAGGTCAATTCCGGCCGCCCCGCATTCACGACGCAGCTTGCTGCCGACGTATTTCTCGATTTCCATCGAGGTAAATGGGTGCTTGCCGCCGCGTTTGCAACGCACTGAAAAGATCTTGCCCGCCAACGCATCGCCGAAGTGCAGTTTGCACTTTTCAACGACGTCGTCGAAGTCGCCCAACGGGTACTCGTCTACTTGCAGGAAATGCGCGATGCCCGGCATGCAGCTCAGGCGCTCAGTCATCTCCTTCAAGGCTTTGGGGTCACTGACACGCGTTTGCAACTCGATGTTGTCCCACACGCCAGTCACTACCACAGCCGGGTCCAGATCACGGAGCACAGCACGGATGTTTTTAGCCAATTGACGGACGAAACGCATCCGAACCGGGCGGCTCTTGATAGTGATCTCGGGGAAGACTTTAACGATTAGTTTCATGAAAACAGCGCGCGAGCAGCCTGCCAAAAAAGGGGGGCGCGGATTATAGCGGAAATTGCTCAAGGTTTAACCAGTTATCGTACAAACGGTTTTCATCGCACTAAAGTGGTGCACAACGCACTCAAATCGCTTCATTTAAGTGCGATAAACGCCATTCATCGGCCGTCTTCGACGCTAACCTGCTTGAGATTGAGGCGTTTAACCCAAATCGGAGCACTGGCATGCAATTTGCTCCCTTGTGATGCAGGTTGCCTTGGCAGAGTATTCGCGCCGGCATCAACCACTTATTAAGGGCTATTCCACTACCAGCCCTAAGCCACCCCGGAGGACACTATGTCGAAGTCGGTTCAACTCATCAAAGATCATGACGTCAAATGGATTGATCTGCGCTTCACTGACACCAAAGGCACTCAGCACCACGTGACCATGCCGGCCCGTGATGCGTTGGACGAAAACTTCTTCACCGACGGCAAAATGTTCGACGGTTCCTCCATTGCTGGCTGGAAAGGCATCGAAGCGTCCGACATGATCCTGCTGCCAGACGACAGCACGGCCGTTCTGGACCCATTCACCGAGCAGCCTACGCTGATCCTGGTGTGCGACATCATCGAACCTTCGACCATGCAAGGCTATGACCGCGACCCACGCGCCATCGCTACCCGTGCCGAGGAATACCTGAAGTCCACCGGTATCGGTGACACCGTTTTCGTGGGTCCAGAGCCAGAATTCTTCATCTTCGACGAAGTGAAGTTCAAGTCCGACATCTCCGGCTCGATGTTCAAAATCTACTCCGAGCAAGGCTCGTGGATGTCCGACCAGGACGTGGAAGGCGGCAACAAAGGCCACCGTCCAGGTATCAAAGGCGGCTACTTCCCGGTTCCTCCGTTCGACCATGACCACGAAATCCGTACCTCCATGTGCAACGCCATGGAAGAAATGGGCCTGGTTATCGAAGTTCACCACCACGAAGTGGCAACTGCTGGCCAGAACGAAATCGGCGTGCAGTTCAACACCCTGGTGAAAAAGGCTGACGAAGTTCAGACCCTGAAGTACTGCGTACACAACGTGGCAGACGCCTACGGCCGTACCGCTACTTTCATGCCTAAACCGCTGTACGGCGATAACGGCTCGGGTATGCACGTTCACATGTCCATCTCCAAAGATGGCAAGAACACCTTCGCTGGCGAAGGCTATGCCGGCCTGTCCGACACCGCTCTGTACTTCATCGGCGGCATCATCAAGCACGGTAAGGCCCTGAACGGCTTCACCAACCCGGCTACCAACTCTTACAAGCGTCTGGTACCAGGCTTCGAAGCACCGGTAATGCTGGCCTACTCGGCGCGCAACCGTTCCGCCTCGATCCGTATTCCTTACGTATCCAGCCCTAAGGCTCGCCGTATCGAAGCACGCTTCCCGGACCCAGCAGCTAACCCATACCTGTGCTTCGCTGCACTGATGATGGCTG
This window encodes:
- the argE gene encoding acetylornithine deacetylase, which produces MPLPSLKEQFAALIGTPSVSCTQPHLDQSNRAVIDLLAAWLGDLGFNCDIQQVSPGKFNLLASFGSGPGGLVLAGHSDTVPYDDALWQTDPLKLTEVDNRWVGLGSCDMKGFFALIIEAVRPLLDQPFKQPLLILATCDEETSMAGARALVEAGKPLGRAAVIGEPTGLKPIRMHKGVMMERIDILGRSGHSSDPSLGHSALDAMHDAITELKSLRQQWLTEYRNPQFSVPQPTLNFGCIHGGDNPNRICGQCSLEFDLRPLPGMDPALLRSIIRSKLDPLAERHQVKIDFAPIAAGVAPFEQAADSELVRVAERLTGHRAEAVAFGTEAPYLQQLGCETIVLGPGDIACAHQPGEHLEMSRLQPTVRLLSQLIEHYCLTPAQ
- a CDS encoding inorganic triphosphatase; translated protein: MQKETEIKLRVSRETLAALREHPLLKKRNKSGWESRELLNQYFDTPERDLAKAKVALRLRRDGEEVIQTLKTRGQSIAGLSERNEYDWHLPKAKLDIKKLDGECWPEELAELDKKTLKPIFTTDFVRERAEISWGRGKAKVVIEAALDLGHVIAGKQKEEICELELELREGEPAALLELAAELAEKLALMPCDISKAERGYRLFDANSYAVSLPAPELTPETPLDDAFAALAWHLLGSSQRLAEQYRFNGHWRLLQDWVQQLIDLRALVSSLGQAAPRPSTHDLRAQLDALLEDWRPMVQAGQDDEDVRKAAPEQFLEELEDPRWGQFSLNTSRWLLARSWTIDRGTTRGNRQGAAQLSSWLPRLLSDEAIALRLNRYQQQPEDLAEQLPRIERIQAWLRLARGVLEIPEVDRLYGEMNKLQDLANLPITDDAESNDLLLNARKQQAIAVYQNRAWKTLLRG
- a CDS encoding lipocalin family protein, which encodes MKRLLACLGAALVLAGCSTTSPDTLAPKTVESVDLKRYQGTWYEQARLPMFFQRNCAQSQAQYTLKPDGNVAVLNRCQTAEGKWEEARGTASPQVPGKTDKLWVEFDNWVSTLLPGVTKGDYWVLYLGDDYSTALVGNPDRRYLWLLSRKPHIDQQTRDDLISKAQQQGYDTTRLIWRTPDADMPKLKG
- the bamE gene encoding outer membrane protein assembly factor BamE domain-containing protein; the protein is MKLRSLALLSFCVLLAACSKVNQENYSKLTAGMSKAEVEKLLGSPTDCSGALGMSSCTWGDKNSFISVQYAGDKVLIFSGQGLK
- a CDS encoding class 1 fructose-bisphosphatase; amino-acid sequence: MSRVTLSRYLIEQTRSNNTPADLRFLIEVVARACKEISHAVSKGALGGVLGSMGTENVQGEVQKKLDVISNEILLEANEWGGHLAGMASEEMDNAYQIPGKYPKGAYLLVFDPLDGSSNIDINAPVGTIFSVLRCPNEYLSQNEPLNEKAFLQPGTQQVAAGYAIYGPQTMLVLTLGDGVKGFTLDREMGSFVLTHEDITIPATTQEFAINMSNQRHWEAPVQRYVDELLTGEDGPLKKNYNMRWVAAMVGDVHRILTRGGLFMYPRDSREPSKPGKLRLMYEANPMSFLVEQAGGASTDGHQRILDIQPEGLHQRVAVFLGSKEEVARVTAYHKE
- a CDS encoding glycogen/starch/alpha-glucan phosphorylase, encoding MPQEPLVRDAQVAAFRAAVLAKLTYAVGKDPDHAFDHDWFEAIALAARDHMVDHWMDHTRQIYRKDQKRVYYLSLEFLIGRLLYDSLSNLGLLEVAREALTELGVDLERIRLLEPDAALGNGGLGRLAACFMESMSSLGIAAHGYGIRYEHGLFRQSIVDGWQQEQTENWLDFGNPWEFERAEVLYSIGFGGSVETKQDEQGQSRQIWWPSETVRAIAYDTPVVGWRGASVNTLRLWRARALHDLNLGRFNAGDHLGAVAEVVRAESISRVLYPADSNEAGQELRLRQEFFFVSASLQDLLRRHLNVHDTLLNLAEHVSIQLNDTHPSIAVAELMRILVDEHSIEWSTAWQVTVDTLSYTNHTLLPEALETWPVGLMERLLPRHMQIIYLINGYHIDSLREKGVHDFDVLRAVSLIEEDNGRRVRMGNLAFLGSHSVNGVSGLHTQLMRSTVFADLHKLYPDRINNKTNGVTFRRWLFQANPPLTAMLVNVLGEDVLDETEHKLIKLEPFAERADFRKQFAEQRLQSKCTLAALIYERLGIVVSPEAMFDVQIKRIHEYKRQLLNLLHTVALYQAIRAEPGNHWVPRVKIFAGKAAASYTQAKLIIKLANDIARTVNNDPTVRGLLKVVFIPNYNVSLAENIIPAADLSEQISTAGYEASGTSNMKFGLNGALTIGTMDGANVEMCERIGAENMFIFGLTSQQVEARKLNGEFHAAADVAASHRLNDVLQAIRGGVFSHDDPARYTGFVDSLIDYDRFLVCADFDAYWDAQMRVEHLWHDKDEWWRKAVLNTARTGWFSSDRTIREYATEIWKAL
- a CDS encoding YkgJ family cysteine cluster protein, whose protein sequence is MMKSNLIAAAEIDRLDTWAKYSAPMCGSCISSCCTLPVEVKIKDLIRIGLVDEFELGDPPKNIAKRLQKEGIVERFNQKSGIFTLQRMSNNDCLYLDRKSRMCTIYEKRPDTCRNHPRVGPRPGYCAYVPKAVERKNSSERLMNF